The window TGGCTGGTCAAGTATCTGAATAACTTTAAAGGGACGTATATGATCGTGTCGCACGACTATAAGTTTTTGACCCGCGTGACCAACTGCATCTGCGACATCGAACACGGCAAAATCACCCGATACGGCGGCGATTACGAGACCTTTGCCAAGCTGAAAGAGGAACGGCGCGTTGCCTATGTCAAGGATTACGAGAGCCAGCAGAAACAGATCGAGAAACTACAGGACTATGTCAACCGAAATCTTGCGCGCGCGTCGACTTCAAAAATGGCCAAGAGCCGCCGCAAGGAACTGGAGAAGATGGACGTCCTCGACAAACCGAGCGACAGCCCCGAACCGACGTTTTCGTTCCGGTATCAGCCGATCACCGGGCGCGAGGTGTTATTGACCAAAAAACTCTCAGTGGGGTATGATTTCGCACTGCTGCCGCCGATCGATTTACGGCTGACGCTGGGTGAAAAGGTCGCTGTCACCGGGTTTAACGGCATCGGAAAGACGACCTTTTTGAAAACCGTATGCAAGTTGCTGCCGCCGATTTCGGGAGAATATAATTATCACCCGAAGGCGACGGTGGGATATTACGAGCAGGAGAGCGTGTGGGATCAGGAGGAGTGGTCGGCGTTCCGGTATGTCAAGGAGTGGTATCCGTCGGTGGCCGATGTGGAGATCAGGCGGGCGCTGGCTTCGTGCGGGTTATCGGCCAAGCTGATCAACAAGCCGGTCTCGCAGCTTTCGGGCGGCGAACAGGCCAAAATCAAGCTGTGCCACGTGATCTTTAAGCCGTATACACTGCTGATTCTCGACGAGCCGACCAACCACCTCGACGTCAAGTGCATCGCGCGGCTGAAAAAGGCCATCGCCGATTTCAACGGCAGCGTGATTTTTGTGTCGCATGATAAGAATTTTATCGCCGAAGTCGCCGACCGCGTGGTGGATTTTGAGAAGTTGTTTGATTGAGAGGGTTTGTTATAAAAACGGAACGGTCAAGACCGTTCCCTACACAGATAAAAGCAAAAGGCCCCGTTGAAAAACGGGGCCTTGCCGGTTTTAATAGAAACCGAAGCCAAAGAATAATTATTGATATTTCACACTATAAAAAATCGGATAATAGGAGCCGTCCTCTTCCTGACCGAGGGAAAATTTAATTTCAAGTGTATCGATAGCGCAACCACATTCCAGAAAAGGCCTCCAATCTTTGTTATAAAATAACTGCTTGGTGGTTTCCCAGTTATAAAGCTCGTAGTCCCAGTCAAAGGGATGACGATAATAGCAATCAAATAATCCGATATAAACC of the Oscillospiraceae bacterium genome contains:
- a CDS encoding ABC-F family ATP-binding cassette domain-containing protein — its product is MSVLEVKELCHTFGDAPLFNNAEMELFGGDKMGLTGLNGAGKSTFINMLTGKLLPDKGQIKFNHRLRLGYIDQQLSIGSALSVREFLRTAFAEAYEANANMQKAFSEIANSKDEERIAELNEQCGEWQQILDRDGFYGLEAKIEKTAAGLGLNAIGLDRPAAKLSGGQRAKVMLARLLLEEPDVMLFDEPTNFLDIEHIEWLVKYLNNFKGTYMIVSHDYKFLTRVTNCICDIEHGKITRYGGDYETFAKLKEERRVAYVKDYESQQKQIEKLQDYVNRNLARASTSKMAKSRRKELEKMDVLDKPSDSPEPTFSFRYQPITGREVLLTKKLSVGYDFALLPPIDLRLTLGEKVAVTGFNGIGKTTFLKTVCKLLPPISGEYNYHPKATVGYYEQESVWDQEEWSAFRYVKEWYPSVADVEIRRALASCGLSAKLINKPVSQLSGGEQAKIKLCHVIFKPYTLLILDEPTNHLDVKCIARLKKAIADFNGSVIFVSHDKNFIAEVADRVVDFEKLFD